The genomic DNA gcagacaagagccctaacaaagtaagaagagtccaccccaaaaagagaagaacaaagatacaatagaaggaagatcaaagccaggtccaaGGCTGAAAATCACAGAGTGATCAATCACcaaaacccagaggcagcgtgacacagcaagacccaTAGACTCtgaattcaaactaaagcctaaaaaaaggatgggtgagatgggaGACtttggagggtaacattctgctgccaacatggaagggcatcggtgcatgcccaacagagacccagctcgtccttgtgcccggctttcctggccagttaccgccacaagctacgaacccaagctacATTCAGGACTGGTAATTATCTAgctagcagctgcagaacatttggggtgtgtgtgtctgtgtgtctgtgtgtataagTATTAAGGTATTAGCTAGTGGTTAGagatcaaattgttatcataataaatgtgacATCTTTGTCTTGCCCCCTGAAACGATCCTGTGTAGGTTTGTCTGCAGAACAGCTGCCCCAGCTGACTCACCTCTGGGAAGAACAGCCCCACGCTCCGTGTGTTCAGCCGGACAGGGGAGTGCTTCGGGATCTGCAACACAAACACGCGAGACACCAGGTTGCTGGGGGAGCACGTGCCAATGCTTGAGCAACGGCCACCCGGGACAGGCGGGGGAGACTGCCAATGGGCGGGGCGGCCTTCTGCCTGGAGCTGCTCTGCCTTCAACTCCCCTAGGGCTGCCACCTCTGAGATGCAAAAACCCAGGATATCCGGGATGATGCTGAGCCCAGAAACCTGCCAGCTGGCAGCCTGCACTGAGCACCTGTACAGCGCTCCCAGGTCAGCAACCTCAAACGAGGGCCGAGCCTGGGAGAACCTAGACGGTGGCAACGCTGCGGTCCCTCCTGGGCACGGCTGGGGCACGCTGGCTTTGGTGCTGCACCCGCTCTGTAGATAAACAGCCTCCCCTCCAGCCAGCACTGAAATCATATGGCAAAATCTCCTGCAGCGACTGGATGCAGCTCTCGGGAAAGATTGGGTCTCCTGGGGGAGCTGGACAGGGCCCATGGGCTCCTGAGCGTCACCCTGTTCTGGGGCTGAAAGAGCAGGGGGCGCATTCACCACACCAGgcaaggaggaagggggagatgtACTGGGAGCTGCTTAGCCAaatcagggagaggagggggctccCCGCTGCTCCCGCCCAGAAAGCAGAGTGGCCCCCCCTCGTCCTACATCGCTGGCTGCCCCAGTGCCGTACCATGTCGTCCCTGAAGTTTTTCCGCAAGGCCCCCGCCGTGAAGTAGACGAACGCAGCCGAGTTGGCCGAGAACTCGGAGAGGCCGAGGAGCAGCATGTGGTCACCCTCGTCgggcagcaggaagggggcgggggagaaggggcTCTCTCTGTGCTTGCCCACGCCATAGAACTCACCCTGGAGGGACGGAGACAGGACATGTTACGCGCCACTCCCCGGGGATGGGGCAACTGCTGGGTCAGGCCTCGGTGGGCCACTTAGGAGACAATCACAGCAACTGCTGGGCAATAACGTGGATTTGGGACTCAGCCACACGTGCCTGGCTCTGCCGGCACGTCCAGGGCGGTCCACAGAACAGCATATCTGCTTTAGCCCAACACAAGTCACTAGGCTCAATGCAAGGGGGACAGGGGCGCTCTCTGGCCTGGCAAGACAGGAGGTGAGAGCAGATGATCTAATGTCCCTCTGGCCTGAGAAACGCAGGAAGCCGCAGGCTCCATCACTCCAGAGACAGGCAATCAGCCCTAATGGGGAGCGACTGAACCTGACTGGAGTCAGGGGTAGGTGTGGGTCCATGGCGGGCAAGTCGCACTGGTAGCTCTGCCCAGGGAGGGGTGCAGTGCCCAGCCAGCGGGACTGCACTCTGCGTAGGCAGCACTGCCAGCAGGAGAGTCATAGGTTTAGATGTTCCCACTTTGCCCCTGAAGAGCAGATTTTCCCTTTACAAACGTTCCTTTTTCTCAGCCCAGGCAGTCGCTTTATTCCTTGGCAggtgccctgctcccagcagatcTGGGCCAGAAGACGTCCACAATGTTCTGGGAAATCTACCTCCTCCCTGAAGGGAGCCTGGTGCCCAGCCTGGCTGCTTTACCTTCAGGTCCATGTCTCCATGCTCCCTGGCAATCACTGGCTTGTTCACCAAGGAGTAGTCAATTGCAGCAAAGGGGTCGATCTGGGCTGAGACTGCAGAGAAGCCAGAGACAGAGGAACACTGCAGGACAATCCAAAGCGGTGAGTCCTCAGATCCCCTCCCAGGTCAATAGCGCCCAGACAGCTCGTCTGAGTCAGGCCCGACGCCCCCCGGAAAAGGCTGGGGGACCAGCCTGTCTTTTTTCGTTTCTTCTTAATCACCAGCTGAGTCGAATGCGCACCCTGGATTCAGCCTGGGCTGCCCGTTCCCGTCCTGCTCCCTCACACGCTGACTCCCCACCTAAGGATTCCCTGATATTTGCCCCAATTCTCAGGCTTTCAGACGACTCATCCCATCTGCCCCCCACGTTGCTCCAGGTCTCCATGGCTCCCAGGTCCTACCTTGCATGGTCTTCAGGACTCGCTCCAGATCACGGATCCCTTTCCCGAGCTCAGGACAgagctggatggaaaaagagaccATTACGGATTCAGAAACCCTTTCCCAGGGGAAAGAACAGGCCAGGGGCTCTTGTGGGGCCATGGAGGAGCTGGTTCGACAGAGAAGCAGGGTCAGCCATAAGGGGAATGGGGCGGGTGTGTGGATACGTTCTAATCCACTCCTGTTTAATTTCCTGCCGTCCTTTCCTTGTCGCTTCCTCATGCTTAGAGCACTCCTCTGGACAGAATGGCCTTGGGGTTCTCAGCTGGGTTTCAGATAGAAACACTGATACAATCCCCACCCAGGAGCTGCTCTCCACTGCCCCAGGACGAAGAGGTGAGCAGCATGACACACAGGGGCAGGGATGGTAATGGGACCATATTTTGCCCCATGTACCAGGTACGTTAAGCAGGAGGCCTGAAGTGACCTGCACTGGTGCAATAAGGCTAAGTGTAACACACTGGCCAACATCTCGCTCTAGTGGCCTGATCCAATAGTGGATAACAGCCTACCATGCTgccatggagttactcctttagctcaaacgAGAAAGGTCTGTACCGCTGTGCTGAAGGTGTAGGAGCAAGCCCTACTGATAACCTTGTACCCAGCAGCTCCCCTAGTAGCAATGAGCGAATGAGTTTAGTGCTTGGCAGGAGAGGCCGGGAAGGAAGACACTTGTTCAGCATTTGCGGATCTCACCCTCCTCCTACCTCCCGAGTCCTGGCAGACAGGGCCGGGGAGCTGCTCTCAGCAGGGTGAACACTCACCTGCCTATTTACTTCATACCGCAGGGGTGCCTGGAGAGCCCCTGTGAACAGATTGTAAAgccagctgtggggagagagaaggagaagagtCAGTGCTTAGCGCAGAGCTATGGGCGGGGGCTCCCGAAGCACTCAGCGCTGGCCCAGTTCCATAACACTCCCAGGGCTGTCTagggcagcacccagagcttTGGCAAATCCCACTCTGAACAGTCAACCTCTTCAAAGCCTTGGGACGAAACTCCACTGCCCTCCATTCACTATCAAGTGCAAGCGCTTGCAGTGgcatcttcctgagtctgcagacagcctgaaaccaCAGCTCTAGGGGATGTGACCTGCCCCCATTCATCTCCAGGGGATACTGACATTTACGCCTATGGCGCTGGCTCACCACGACCCCGATTTTCAGTGATCTAGGTGTGTCACTGTCTGCCTAGTTTGCACAATTTCAGACAGGGTAACTGCATGTGGCAGTGGCCAAGCAAACAGGCAGGCTGTGCACCGGCCCTGCAGAGACCCCCGTCACCTTTCCCCAGGTCTGAGGCTGAGGACAAGAGTGATTTGGCCCGTTTCTGGCTCACTTAGTACACAAGGGCCATATTGTAACCTCCCTCTTTGTGCAACTCTGCTATTGGCCAATGGGAGatctggggggatggagggatttGCCCCATATGTCATTGGCCTGGCCACAAACCGTGAGGAAAAATGTAGTTTGGCCTCCCATGGCAGAGTGACTCTGACACCCTGACCGACCCAGAGGAATAAAACCCTGGACATGATCTGGTCCCAACTCCCCCTCTGAAAAGACTgctctgaacctgcccccatctcccagccagccctgcgGTCCAAGCCTCAGCGTGGTGCTTTCCACACCAGGTGCAGCCAGTGAGCAGGCCCGGGCTCTGTGGGACAGAGAGGCCGTGATGTGCAGAGTGCAGCCGCCCCCCACAGCGAGCGTGCCCCCCCTGTAAGGGGGCTGACAGTATAAGCAGCCTAGCTGAGCCCGGCTCGGGGGTAAGGGATGTAGCAGGGCCTCAGAAAGCCAGAACTCACCTGGCTCCATTATGGAACTTCACGTTCAGCCTCCCAATGCTGGAGCGGCAGTTGGTGCTCCACACCTGGGGACGGCCACTGTCATCCCTGCTCACCCCCAGTTCGGTGGAGAGGGACAGGTCGCTCACGCTCAGGTCAAAGGAGCCGCTGTCGGGTCTGGGAAGGGAGGAAAGCACAGGGCAGTTTAGCACCTGCCGGCTAGTGGAGCTCGGTCTGCCCTATCTACAGGCCCAGAGGCTGGGGTGAGAGCCCCAGGGAGACGGCACTGGAGAGCGGAGTCGGAGCTGTacctgcagagggagagagcttcCCGCACTGCCCTGCGCTGCAGGGACTTCCTccaggggttgggggagcagTGCCCCCAGGACCCATCCagaccttggcctctctgctcagCTGCCCACAAGGCTGCCAGCTGTGCCCGTGGTTTCTGTGAGCTGCCCCCCTAATAGCTGCACTCAGCACCCCTTGCCCAGAATGTGCCACTACCCCAGCACGGAGTCGTCACCTCCTTTCCCTACCTTCTGTTCCATCGCCCCAGAGCAGCACCTCCCAATCTGCCCCTCTCTCCCTGTACCTGTGCAGCCACGGAGGGGAGCCAGGGGATGGCAGGGGAGGTTCCCTcttgctcctttccctcccttccagCTATGCTCCTGCACCAAGGTTCAGGTAGCAGGAACACCCCCCAGACTGTGTCACCGATGGCCCCGGGGAACAATATGTCCGCAAAGGAGAAGGCATCTGGTGCTCCCTTCCCTTGGTCCCTTTAGGAAAGGGACTCGCATCTTTTTAGACCCATTGCCCGAGCGAGGAAATGAGGGCTCTGCAGGGCTTGGGGCCCCCAACCAATGCCGGTCCCTGTGGGGGGGCTAAGGAGCTGGTAACCATTGCAGGGGGATCAGTGCTCTCAGCACAGGCAGGAAGGAGGCTCAACGTTACCCTCTTGGGGTTGCACCACAGGGCGGCACTGGAGACAGCAGCCGCAAAGCAGGGCCCCGTCCGACTGCTCCCCGGAGCAAAACTGGCCTCTGGCCAGACCTTGTGTCAGCATCTCTAATGCCAgcgccagcccccctgcccttcccactgGGCAAGTCCCATCTGCAGGTGGGCGCCCCAGAGCCCCCGCCCAGTGGAGATGACCCAGCTCTGGTTATGGTGGAGAATAGCACATGGCATCTGAGCTGGCTCTGGccctgggtgggagtttggggagcTGAGGGGATTGTGGAGGTGGGGTCCCCGTTGTCCCTGGGGCTATGGagggctcccagtggccgcaccagcagcagagcagcTCTTACACGAACAGAACTTTCACTCGCCAGACACCGTGGAGCTGGATGCGGGCATTGCTGACCACGAGCCTCACGCCTGTCCCCTCGGAGAAGCGTACGACCGACTCATTCAGCTGCAGCTCTTGAATCTGGATCCTGCGAAGCAGCAGAAAGACCCATCAGCCCGACTGCCCTAAGGCCAAATGCTCCCCCACGCGCCCCAGGAACAGCTTGTCATGGGGACCTCGGGAACTTCCAGGAACCTCCGAGCCACGCTCCACAGTGCGTGTGGCTGGGGGATGGACTCCAGGGGCTGCCCTCTGCACAGCCCCTCTGGCTGCTGGGTTCTCGAGAAACTGACAAcacctgcgtgtgtgtgtgtgtgtgtttggggggggctgtgtgtgtgggtgtgcacgcacacatctgcatatggatgtgtgtgtgcctgtgtgtgtgcatgcgggTAGGTGtgcatatgtatgtatgtgtgagtGTTTGGCCACAATTTTCAGGAGAATACTCGGGGAGCAGCACTGTTTTTAGCAAGGTGGGGAAAGGGACATTTATTGCAGCTGCTGCATCCTGggagtgtgggagagagagagaaagcaggtcaGATCTATGGgtgtgtcgtgtgtgtgtgtgtgtgtgtgtgtgtgtgtgtgtgtgtgtgtgtgtgtgtgagtgtgtgtgagtgtgtgtgtgttagagcgAGTCAGGGCAGAGCTCTCTGGGTGGGGTGTGAGACAAGGAAGCAGGTCAGTTGGGATCACCTATGCAGGGGAGATGAGCGTGTGGCTAAGAGGAGGTGAGAGACACTCACAGAGGGAAGGCCGGGGGGAATGGGAGGATTTGTTAGCGGAGGAAGTTCAAGAAAAACACTCAGGTGCCTAATTTCTAATGCACCTAAACCAGCTCGGTGCATCGAGCTCCAGCCCTGGCCACCCGGGTGCAGTTTGGAGTCACAGTAGTTGAGTGACAGTGGGCACTACCCAGAGGGCAGGACATCTGACTGATCTTGGAGGCAAAGGTTACAGGTTCTGTGAAGCAGCTCATGGCTCAGAGCCCCGGCACTGTCCTGCGGCCAGGGTCACTGAGCAGGAGGTAAGACTGTTACAGAGATGGCCGGCAGGGACAGTCTAGCCAGCTAAAATACCCATCACCGCAGCAACTGGGCACCTCAccatagggtgaccaaatgtcccgattttatagggacagtcccgtttttggggtctttttcttatataggctcctattaccccccacccccgtcccgatttttcacatttgttgtctggtcaccctacctcaccATCTAAttgtaagtgggggaatggtcccactattgtggggaccTTTCCTGGTTtatacactaccccggtgaaatgggctagcgaaacaatctgagtcctcgctccctcTTCCTTTACACAtgggcctgcctgacctcaagggctcccctcttctctcctgtgtggcagagtcctcgtaaccccgacacggctgggcccaggattcctgggaggcTGGGCCCCTAGTCTTGTCGTGGTCACGtcggacaggggctagggtgtccccactccggggcaCTGTCTCTGCACCAGACActtccctgccccactgctcACCGCACTGAGTTCaagcaaatacaattttttaaacagcaaccaatttaaaaaaaaacgggGTAGGTGAAAGGGAAACATGTCACCCTCCCCCGTGGGCCTGGGGCACCACACCCGGCCGTCTCGGGGGCGCTGGGATGTTCTCAGCCTGCTCCTCGCAGGGCCCACGcccctgcccaggtcctggctgcGCTGCCATGACACTGGGGCTCGCACCCTGCTCTGGCGGTGCCCACACGCCCACAGGTGCTAGGGGGCAGGGCCCGTCCCCCCAGCCTCGCCCCCGTCGGGGTCACGAGCCCCTCCCAGCCCGGCCTGCAAGGCCTCATGCCTGGGgcctccctgcgctgggcccggggcctggggccccTGGACTACCCAGCCGCTCACACTCCTGGCTCCGcatggccccggccccggcctcaGCCCCACTCGCACCCTGCCTCCAGCTCAGCTCCCAGGGCTGCTCCTCTGGCCCCGGCTCTGGCCCTGCTCTCAGCCCAGCCGGGctcctgctctccccttagctctgcccctccGGCCTGGCCGTTCCACCTCACACGGGACACCACGCTCCTggctccctcattggcctggctgccctgtcaatcagcctgacctggagcattgccctctccccattggccctggggtctgtcagtcttagggtcctgatttcccattggccctccccctttcttttggtactgggagaggATCAACCAAACAACCCTCACAGAGTTTCAGTGCGAGCCCCACAGTCCCCTTACATAGTGCACATGGCCCAAGGGCACACAGGCAGTCCGGGGTGGAGCGGGGATTGAACCCAGCTGGTGCCTGCACCACTGGGCCACCCAACCGCAATACCGTGGTGCCAGGCAGCCCCGACCCCGCAGCTGAGAACGCCAGTCCCGtggcatggaagggagggaacaCCCCCTCCGATGAGATCCCGCCTGTCTCCTGCGGGGTCGGGGCCCCAGGGGAGTGGCAGGCCATGGGGGGAGGGCATTCTCTCATTCCatacggatggatggatggatggatgtgtgagGTGGCAGCTCCTGCAGCACTAAACTAGCTCACGTTGCCCATGCCCAGCCCCGAGCGACTCTCATCAAAGGACCCAGGAGTTCCCGTGATGAGCCCGAGGTGTCCGGTGCAGAGGGCCTGGGAGCCGTGCTCTTACCTGGACACGGAATAGCCCACGTCCCCGATGAGAGGGATGTTGTATGAACCATTCAGATCCGGGAAGTGCTCCTTCTTCAGCAGTGACTTCACCGCCTCCAGGCCGAACTGCTGACCTTGAATCAGAGAGCAGGCTGGGGTCACGGCGGGGCCTACGGAGACCCTCCAGGGGCCGTGGCAGGGCCCACAGACAGCTGCTGGGGGCCGTGGCTGGGCACTGCGGGGAGCAGCCGGGGGTCGTGGCAGGGCACTGCGGGGAGCCGCCGGGGGCCGTGGCAGGGCACTGCGGGGAGCGGCCGGGGGCCGTGGCTGGGCACTGCGGGGAGCGGCTGGGGGCCGTGGCTGGGCACTGTGGGGAGCAGCCGGGGGCCGTGGCAGGGCACTGCGGGGAGCAGCCAGGGGCCGTGGCAGGGCACTGCGGGGAGCCGCCGGGGACTGTGGCAGGGCACTGCGGGGAGCAGCCAGGGGCCGTGGCTGGGCACTGCACGGAGCAGCCGGGGGCCGTGGCAGGGCACTGCGGGGAGCCGCCGGGGGCCGtggctgggcactgcagggagcaggtgggggctgtgggaacaGGAAGGCAGTGACAGTCTCACATCCTCCCTCCACGCTGCCCCACGGCATGCAGGGGAAGGAGCGCTCTGGGAACGTTCCCCAGGCTGGCTGAACCAGGTCTTCCCCCTCTGTTCTACAGCACAGGCTGCAGTGAGTGGTGAGGCTGCTCCCAGAGCGTGGATCCCAAGGAACAGATGCCAGCCCGTTCCTGGCTcagagggagagcagggccctggggatgtCTCCGGGCTGAGAGCACAGGCCACAATTCCAGTGAAAAACAAACAGGGTAATAACTGACCGTACTCCAGGCCCTTCTGTGTTACTCTGCCTTTCAGGCCGGCATTGGTTCCCTCCACCTGACAGCAAGCGCCCAGCAGAACAAAGACAAATGCCCAAACCATCCTCTAGGACCGGAGCTGGGATCTTCTTCACCACCTGGAGCAGGGAGACAAAGGCATGCGGCTAGCAGCATGTGACAGCCCAGCGCTCCCAGCACCCATCCCACAGCTTCCCATGGGAAAGCTACAGGCCTGGCGCTTGCAGCATGGGGCTGGGTTCCCAGCTCAGCTCTAAAGCATGACTTTGGGCCAGTCCTTTGCCGCAAGAGCCACGTCCATGGGAAAccacttttctctctccccacggAGCAGCTTGGCAAGTCTGGAAGAGTGAAGACAGCCTGGGGACCCGTGAATACAACCCTAGCCAGTACCTCAGCTCCTGAGGAGACCCGTCACTCCAAGTGCACACCCGGGGATAAACCCAAGACATGATCCCCACATTTTATATGGGTTGCTGGCTGGAGAGGACACGCTGTGATGTCCGGCCCCCTCGGATGACTTGGCAGGAAAGCTTTATCTCTTGTGCTTTCCACTGTTACTGATATTTGCAACAGAGCCGTTTTTCACACCGCCTGTGACGCTAAAACGCTGTTCCTGCGGCCTGCCAGCGAAACCGCGTCCTTTCCCCACACAGTGACTCAAAGGGGAAACCGAGAGAAAGGCCCGGCTGATGGATTTGCCTATTTCCCTCCGAGCCCCTGATTgcaaaggtgttttttttctcACACAAGCtgttggggaagcagctgccctTTGCATGAACACAGAATCCACACAGTCATGCACATGTTGGGGGTTCATCGCTCACTGTTTGCTAGTTATGAATCACTCTTCAGGCACCCAGGCAGGCGGCAGAGCTGACGTCCTGTGCCCAGGATGAGCGCTCACACTCCAGGAGCGAACAGTCCCTGGGAATGGCCAGGCCGGATCAGACCCAGGTCCGTCTTGCACAGTCACTCTAGCGGGGCAGCACCGGATGCTGCAGAGGCAGGTGGGCAATGGGGGATACTCTGCCCCTCCCTATTAGAATGTATTATTATCCGTGCTACCATAGCGCCTAGGAACCCAggcctggaccaggacccccttgtgccaggtgctgtacaaatcagTGACGCCCACATGCATGTTACAGGGGCGGCTGGGCAGGCCCCTGGTGGGGGGAGCCTGGTACAGGAGTTGGCCCCATGGCAGCAGCGAGGCGAAGCAGCCCTTGCTGCCCCACTgcccactcagatttggccctgcagccccctccaggACGGGGGCCACGgcccaaacctgagcagtgcaGAACTCTCCATGCACCAGCTTGTAATGCCACTCACTCCGTTTGGGCACTCCCGTCCCCTTGTCGGGATG from Malaclemys terrapin pileata isolate rMalTer1 chromosome 12, rMalTer1.hap1, whole genome shotgun sequence includes the following:
- the LOC128846849 gene encoding bactericidal permeability-increasing protein-like translates to MVWAFVFVLLGACCQVEGTNAGLKGRVTQKGLEYGQQFGLEAVKSLLKKEHFPDLNGSYNIPLIGDVGYSVSRIQIQELQLNESVVRFSEGTGVRLVVSNARIQLHGVWRVKVLFVPDSGSFDLSVSDLSLSTELGVSRDDSGRPQVWSTNCRSSIGRLNVKFHNGASWLYNLFTGALQAPLRYEVNRQLCPELGKGIRDLERVLKTMQVSAQIDPFAAIDYSLVNKPVIAREHGDMDLKGEFYGVGKHRESPFSPAPFLLPDEGDHMLLLGLSEFSANSAAFVYFTAGALRKNFRDDMIPKHSPVRLNTRSVGLFFPELKKLYPDMPMELHLFARKQPLLTCRPDSLDLALFGTAEAFVVLPNATLASVFLLDLDASLAGQLHLDSAKVGGSVALTDFSLSVVRSQVGSVQVKTLETLLKLALRMVALPMANKKLKKGFPLPSVYNLSLVNPRVKINQGFVLVATDVQYQA